From the Aspergillus puulaauensis MK2 DNA, chromosome 1, nearly complete sequence genome, the window GAATGGCATGATGCTAAGTGTTCACGTACAGGCCCAAGATTGGACCCGGCTAAAGCCAACCAACGATCTCACGCTCAACTGTATTATTTGCGTTTCAGCTTTAACTTCGAATTCAACTTCAGCTTAGCTGGCTGTGCCATTTGGGAAATGGGAGTGGTCCCCAGTCCCTGTTTGAGCTTTGGCCTGCTAGGATGGCCCCGGCTACGTTCTGCACGCTTACTGGTTCCGAACACACACCATGCACGACGTCTACGTTGTTCCTAGAATATGGAAAGATGATGGGTTCAAAAGTATGCATATGTACCTATACCCGCTTGGCTATGTGACACGCCAATGGACACGATGATAGTCCAAAAATGGGACCAAGATTCTGCTCCAAGTGGATGGATGAAAAAGATCTTGCCATCAAGTAGCCATCAACTGAAACGTCAATGACTATCGCAGTCCCAAGACTATGCAAGAAAGGAAACAAAAGAAGTCAACTCCACAGTAGTCTAACGCCACGCGTATGATGCGGAAAATAGGAAGATAGAGAAATAGATGCCCCAACCCAGAAGTGAAGATGCTCAACGACGACAAATAGGAAGCAGAatcataaaaaaaaataaaaaaaaatccaCATCTAACGGAGAATGTTGCATATCTGTAGCCGTAGCCGCCGACATATCCGAAATCGCTCAAGAGGAGAATGGGATCGAAAACGGATCGCAGGTCGATAGATGGTGGAAATGAAAGGAGGTGTGATGAGAGGTGACCCCCTATTTATACCCCCTTAATGACTTGAGTCCGCTCATTGTTGAGTTTATCGGCATTCCGGGCGTGGGATTCCTTCTTGCAGTCCTCGAGACCGGTGCACGAGTGAGCTTCCAGCATCCGGTGTTTGGAGCAGAAGTGGCCGTTGCAGAAACTGCAGTCGCCGACGATGCGTTGGGCAGCTTCCTTGCACTCCTTGAAATTGCAACGAGGCTTGCGCGGAGCCATGCTGGGTGGTTGTGGCGAGAagaggccgaagaaggaaGGGTGCGGATAAGGAGGCGACGCCGAAGTCGGGACTCGGTGCGGAGACGACGCTGTCGCTTGTTGGGGCGGTTGGTGAAGGTTTTGAGCAGAGTTATGTGGAAGGAAAACCGCTCAACGATGCTGCAAATGAGCGAGGTAGCGGATAGAAGGGACCGAAATGTCGAGGAACTGAGGGTGACGTGGTAGTAAGAGTAGAAGGTCGGTCACAAGAGCGAGCTGGGAGAGGTGAGAGAGATAAGGAGGGCAGATAAGGATGGGGGCGCTATGaagggtgaggagggaggatggCGGAATATATAAGGAGGGAAAGTGGACTAGGTTCTGGAACCGGGACGCAAACCGAGAATCACGAATGGACAAAGGGTGGAAAAGGAAACGGAGCGAGGCAGCGCAGCGGCGACAGCAGCGCAAAGTCAATTTATACGGAATCGCCTCATGGATGCCCGGCTGAGTCAAGGCGATCGCCGCAGTCGGGTCACTGTTGCAGTCGACATTATTAGCCGCTGTTCAAACCGCCTACTCTGGAACTACTAGTCAACCACGCCTGGTGGAGCACTGGAAGCTTCCAGGACTCGCCTGAACGCTTCATCTCGCGGTACTGAAATATTCGCTGCTTTATTAATCACCGACCCAGACTCTCGCCTTCCGGATTCGATTAGCAGAGCAGTTGTAACAATGATGGCAACCGTGGAAGGCAGACTCTTTCATCTTACTAAGTTACGCCCCGAGTTCTTTCACTGACCGACAGAGTTACTAGTAGCGagttagtggtggtggtggtggtgcctTAGTATACCTCGAGTCGTGGTCCATACGTGTCTTATCCACGCACTTTATGGCGTCATGCTGCCACCACGACTTCTGACTGAATGATGTCGCAAGTCATGAAGTGACGCTATCACAAGGACCCGGAGCGCATACGGAGAAATTGGATGGGCCAGGTTGCGTGTTTGCGGTTGCCATCTGGACAGAATTCGCAGCCCAACCGCCGCAATGCACCAACCCTGCGACTACTTCTCTACTAGTCGCGCAAGAGTATCCCTAGTAATGCAATCCAGGTACTCAGGTCGCACTGCAGCCAAGCCAATGTCTGTGCAATGCGCACCTGGCTTAACCCTCCCCGCAATAGTTAACTCAAAGCCTTGAGCCAACCCAGTTCCCATATGAAAATGGGATTATTGAGAGAAACGGGTGACTTGGGCGCAGGCTATCAAATCTTAATCTCCTGGCCGGGGGGAGGGAGTCACATGAGGCCCGTTGGTCGCGAACTGCGGAATCCATTCCCAAGCGCCGTCAGCTGAGTGAGTTCGAGACTCGAGGGTCATGTACTCGTGAAGCGTCACATTGGCGTCCTAAGCTCAGCTGTACAGTACCTTTTTCCCATTGTGGTGCCGAGTACAAGGAGCACCGGATGGGAGACGGAGGTCGCACACCACGTCCAACGCACAGCATGCAGATCGGCCCATCTGTCGTCTGTGCTGGCTGCAGAACTCTTGACTAGTACTACGTAGCTGAGCCAGATCCCGTTTCCCAGCAATAGCATTTTTTGCGGCCTTGATTAGGGCGTTCTACACCGTATCATTCCAggcctccaactccaattTCGTCGGCGAGATCGGCTAGCGATCGAGAAGTGTCGGATGTACTTCGGAATTCGTAGTTCATACTGCGTGCTGCCATCAGGAACGGAAAGACTAGACGAACCCTGGTAGAAATTTTCTAGTCGACCTCCAATTCTCAACACGCAGCATTACTTATTTGGAGACAATGAGCAATTCTTCAGAGGTTATCAACTTGGACACGGCACTAGACCGAACCGGGTAATCCCGATTTTTGGCATTGCTGCACCCTTTGCACCACTCAGTCACGTCCACCTTGCAGTCCTCTGGCGATCGACTCCCTTCCTGCACCATCTCCACATCCCCGCCGAGGTACGCAGAAGCCAGGTTCTGTTTAAATTCACAATGGCCAACCAAGGCGTCGAGAAGGGTGACTCGTACAAGAGTGGTTCAGTCTCCAAGGGCCAATGAGAGCTGCCGAGCCTGCGAGTCCCACGGTCTGAGAGATGAGTCTCAGGGTGAATAACTTCTCGACTATGGACTCCACGTTTTAATATCTACGGCGACTTCTGAGCGGTTAACTGACTGACAACTCATGGGCAAGGTACGGTAGCAGTCGTTGGGTCTGAATTTGGGGAAACGTTAACTgtaccactaccactaccactaccactcAGACTCTGGAACTCCCTGCAACTCCTCCTTGCAGCGGACGATTTCCAGCAACAAGCTTGGTTTCCCAACTTGCTGAGGCCCTTGGCAATTTGCAAGATGGCTAGATCCATTCAACTCTCCGTGATTCGAGCGACGTCTTGGGCATATTGGTGGACCCTCATTTGATCGTATAATGCGAAGGCAAGAAATGGGGGGCAAATATCGGATACTTGGGGTATGAAGAGGAAATTAGCATATACgaaaaagttatataaaacCAAGACCTTGTACGATGGTTGTCGTTTATTTTTCTAAAAGTAGAGGATAAAAGTGGAACATTATCTCTAAGTCGAGGCGTAGCGCCGCGTCTTTGGGCTCGACCAACTTTATACCAACTACACCATCAATTGGACGGCGAATCTCAAACCACAGTGAATAGGCACCTCGGCAACGAATtggaattaaaataaataaccCCGGCCTCAGAACATATGGGGACTAGGTAGCCAATCGCAATATTCGTAAGATTACTGCACACTGACCAACATGAGTTTCAAATTTCTTTCATTTCCCCCCTAATCAGATACCTAGGTAATTTCCGCGCCAAATATAGAAATTCAAACAACACGCACGCATTGACGTTAGAGAATAAAATGAAAACGCCTTTTCCCGTCTCAGGATACACCAGGTCATAAGATAAAACGAAATGAACATCAAAAGAGAAGCAAACGCGTTGCTTCTCATACTCCGAGCTCCTCCTTACCCGCCTCTGGGTCCAGGTAGTTTTCTCTCTCTGCCGCTTCGTATTCTCCAACGAGATCCATCACCACTGCTCGGGCTTCGTCGAATTCGTCGAGGCCGTCTTGGAATGGAGCTTCTTTCTTATATTGTTCTAAGAAAGCGTTTCGTTTTCGTAGGCGGTCATATTGTTGGACGATTCGTTTGAACAACGTAGCAACCGATGTGTGGTTCGCTAGCATTAGACCACTGACACGATGTGTGTTCTGGATGTATGGCGATTTCTTAGTAAGAGCAACCTGGATGCTAGCGGGGCCCCAGGGGATGAACGACGCCAGACGTCGCTCACGGATACGTAGTAGCGATTTGTGCACATCTGTTGGGTCCGCCTCTccctggatgatgttgaggatACTGATGTAGCAGCTGGACTTGCTAGGGTTGATCGAGACCATCCGGTTCTTGGGCTGTAAAAGACGACGCATGACATCTAGGACTGTTGTTTTCCGGACCGTCTTGGCTTGGTCGATATTATCTCCTGTGAAAGGTGTGTATGAGGTAAGGAGGAAGTGGCTGCGTGGCGTGGGAATTAGAGAGGCTATGATCCCGACAAGGTCATTATGCATATAGCCCGGGTATCGAAGGGGGGTTGTAGAAGCGGACATAACAGTAGATACCTAAATTGTTAGCATGCGCCTTCAACGGCTACCTATCGGACTGAACATACGAGTTGGTTGGTTTGCTGAAACGAGGGTTCTTGCACGTGCAGTCTGTCGGCGACGATTCGTGAGAGGGCAGCATTATCCAAGACAACCTGAGAAGCAATTTAGCGTATGTAGCAATCGCCAGATAGTGCAGTCTTACAACAGAGTCAGCATTCTGCGTCAGTCGTCGCATGGCGAGAAGACTATTATACGGGTTGACCACGACATCTGCAGCCTGTGTATCGGGGAAAACGGAGTATGTTTGGATCAATTTCTTTGGGAATCGGTCGTTCATGCGCTCCAGGATGAAGCTTCCCAGTCCAGAACCAGTTCCTCCTGCGATCGAGTGTAGAAACATGAAACCCTATTTCAACGTCAACTTAACTTCCCTGTGTTTCGGATTGATAGCTCCGTTGTATTCCCACTGCGGCGCCATACCTCTAGAGAGTCACTCCCATCCGCTTCCCGATCAATCATGTCGAAAACCTCCTCCTGGACGACCTCCCCAGCGGCATATCCAGCACCCCAGTTATTTCCAGCACCAATACCCTGCTGTCCGATAAAGAAGTTTTCCGGGTTGTAGATGTTCTTGTATGGGCCAGATTGAATGCCATGCAAAACCTATCAAAAACGTTTCAGCTCGTTGTCCGCAAAGCTCCTCCGCATATGGGCATCCTACCCTCGGTTCTAAGTCCAGTAAGATCGCTCGGGGAATGTATCGTGTATCATCACTCTAGAAAACAACCCATTAGTGACTGCTCCAGAAGGCTCCCAATTCAGTGACACCGCGGTCTACACACCTGGTAGAAGAACACATCCTTGCGATCACCGCCTTCTGTCGCAAACTCCTCCAGATTTCCATCTTGACTTATCCCGTGCTCCAGGCATAGCTGTTGCCAGAATTGACTCCCCACTGCAAAAGTCTCCGTCAGTATAACGCCGGTAGATGGGGTGTAATAGACTAGATTGTCGGCTGGGGCGAGAGGGGTCTCGAGTTGGTTGCTCTAGGTCGTGGGTTTCGTACCGTTGTTGCCGCACTGGCCGGCTTGAAGTGTGATGATCTCCCTGTAAAAATGTTAAAAACAACTCGAGACAAATCCACAGTAAAATGAAGATTTAAAGCAAAAGCTAGAATGGCATACCTGGGCATCTTTTTTCCTGTTTAACCCGGAGAAGTCGAGGTGATAATCTACGCGTAGCGCGTTCCTTGGGGGAGTTTGATCGGAGTGGGGCCTCAGACCGCAAGTGACGCAGGAAGTGAAGACGTACCGCCATGACTCGATCAACATGAATGGATTATAACTGCATGGATTGGTTTACTTCAACGTCAGAGTCAATAATTACTGCTTTTTCATAAATCGAGACTCAATTATAATAGCCAACCTGATATTCATAACAACTTTGTCGCTGGTAACGCTCCTCATCTGTTTCGCCcatagataaataatatgcTCTCATCAAGTCATCAGTGCGATTCTTTGGAGATTTCCACATTCCTTAGATTGAGACCGATAATCTCTTCAATAACATATCTCAAATACGTCGTAATATGAACTCGTAGATTGCTAAAGCATGACCCTAGAAACCAGCTTTGCATGCCGTCACAAGCATACCGGCACCAGAAACAACGCCGTCGACTATCTTCACACGGCTACCTTGCTTTCGACCGTATGCCTTGATACAGCCCTCTCGAACCGCTTCCTCCATGCCGGCCATACCAGCGCATCCTAGGCAGATAGCACTAACAGGGCGTGGGTTTACTTTGATCAGCCGCTCGGTGGCCTCGATAATCCTTCGTCGTACTTCTTCAGGTTGGGTGGTATGGAGCTCGACGGCCGTGAGCCCAGTTGTTTCCACACCAGTGAACCTATTAGAGGGGGTTTTATCACCGGAGTTGACGAGCATGTCCGAAACAGCATTGGTGAGCTCAGCCTTCCAACTACTCCCAGTAGTGACAATACCAAATGTGTCCTTAGCTTGCGATTTGCCAAACCCTCCATCCCATGTGAGTTGGAAAGAGCTGACCAGTGATAGCGAAGCCACGATGCTTCCTTCAAAGATACCCGTCACGTACTTCTTTTTGGTACTTGCGGTTGGCCCGAGCTCCAATAAAGCTGCATCTTCTAGCTTATCGATGGCCTCTCTGAGCATTCCAACGAGGGGGTGGGCTGAATAGCATGCGACGAGAAAAGCATCGTACTTTGGGACCAACGGTTCCACAAATGGCCTGCAGTGGAGGGCTGATAGGACTGAGTCTTCGCCCGAGTTTATGCTAGAGATGCCGTGGATGACTCGCCCATCGGGAAGTGTAACAGATTCAGACTGTGGAGCTGTGAAGTAGTCGAACTGGACGTCGGTGTACCCGAGGTTTTCCAAGATGGGGACCAGGGCACTTGTCATATGAGTAGaggtgttggggttgatgacCAAGATTGAGAATCGTGGACCACTCACTGTCGCCATGGTTGATGTTGGATACGGACGTTCGTATCGCCTTCGGCCATGGACAGTTTGGTGGCGGGGTTGAGAAGCTAAGAGCAGTGAATGGGGAGCTTTGGAGTTGTGCAGAAATGCTGGGGATTCGCCGCTTCTCGAGCAATTGGGCCCGCATTCTGCTAAGCACCAACTACCTGGCGGGAGGCAATCCTTTCGTTGAATTCATTTGGTCCCAGACGAGTATAGAAGGCTTTACAGTGGCCAGAAAGCAAATATACACAGAGCATAATATATTGCCAATACGAGTTTCTTTGCCCAAATACGACGGGAATGACGCGACCAGGTGTGGGGTCGTGATGCTTGATAATCCGGCCGTTCATCTCCAGCTCTCTGCCGAGTTCCGTggataaatattaattattttgCTTCAGCTGTGTCTGTAACCCGTTTGAAAGGTCCAGATAGATTTATCTGCGACTCGGCAATACCCAGGTAAGCCATACTGGTTATGTACCTGCACCCCTGCTAACATGCACCTCTTACCCCGCAGCTATCTATATCGAGACAGCAATATGCCCCTCATCGCTCAGAACCCAGTCCCAAGGACAATCCTTGGGTTAATGACCTACGGTACAGACGAGTCAGCAGGCGCTCGTATCACATCGTTGGATGAGTTCAACAAGCACTTGGACTATATTCAGCAACAAGGCTTCAACGAAGTCGATACCGCACGTCTCTATATTGGCGGAGCGCAGGAAGCTTTCACGGCCCAGGCAAAATGGAAGGAGCGAGGTTTAAAACTGGCAACCAAGGTCTACCCAACAGCTCCTGGTGTCCATAAACCCGATGTTCTCCGTGAGAGATTCGAGACATCCCTTAAGGAATTGGGGACAGACCAGGTTGATATCTTCTACTTGCATGCGCCTGACCGGTCTGTTCCATTTGCCGAGACATTAGAAGCCGTTAACGAGTTGCATAAAGAGGGCAAGTTTGTGCAACTAGGGTTGAGTAATTTCACAGCGTTTGAACTCGCAGAAGTTGTCACTCTTTGCAATGAGAGGGGCTGGGTACGACCGACAATTTTCCAGGCAATGTATAACGCGATCAGTGAGTTAGCCATGACTTATAGCCCTACAGTTTAGGGTAACCTTGCAGTGTTGATTGTACTGACCTCTGACACTACAGCACGTTCAATTGAAACCGAGTTAATTCCTGCCTGCAAGCGCTACGGCATCGAAATAGTCGTTTACAATCCCCTTGCTGGTGGAATTTTCTCTGGCAAATACAAGACGAAGGATATTCCCGCAGAGGGCCGATATAGCGACAAGTCTAAGAGTGGTGCAATGTATAGGAAACGTTATTTCCGGGATGCCACCTTCGATGCCTTGGCCGTCATCGAACCCGTGGTACAGAAACATGGGCTTACACTGCCTGAGACTGCGCTGCGTTGGGTTCACCACCACTCCAAGCTCAACGTCGACGATGGCCGGGACGGAATCATCATTGGCGTGAGCAGCTTTGCCCAGTTAGAAAGCAATCTCAGAGATGTGCAAAAAGGGCCTCTTCcagaggaggttgttgaagcacTAGATAATGCGTGGTTAATCGCAAAACCGACAACTCCAGATTACTGGCATCTGGACCTCAAATACACATACAACACCCAGGAGGCGTTGTTCAAACCAAAGCCTAAGGTTTAGGCGCCAGGGAACATGTCAGAAATTGGATGGGAGTATCCGTACTTGTGCcaaatatatttattattttagcCTTTGTCGTTTGATGCTAAATGCATCCTCTTCGTTCGATATATTGAAAAATTATCAGCCCTTGCCCAGCATTCTTACCTAAtttgaaaaagaaatgagCGTATCAGAATCTCCCTCCAAAAATACATTGGAGATACAATCTGTGCAATGAGTTCATTCGTCGTCAGCTGTTCATACACAGCCACGAAAACCAGGCAACCATTGCTTGGAACAAGCCGCAGTTTTGGGGCGCTTTTGGGTGATTTTGCTCTGTGAGGTGTCCTCTTCTCTATACAAGTGAATACGTAATAGCGACCAAGAGAATGTCTTGTCAAGCCGCAAGGGGCGAGGCGTCGGGAGGCGTCGCTGACTCGCTCGATAGTATCCTACGTCACGTGAAAGGGGGCTGATCCAACGAGCGACTAAGCCGAAACCGGCCTTGGCTATCCCGGACTTAGTAATAGATCGTCATCAGGCAccgtggcagtggcagctgAGATTCAAGTGGCACCTGCAAGACTCCAATCTCCATATTTCCGTTCCCCAGAACTTCTTGCTTCGTTGTCCACTCCTGCAACATTCCCGCAAGCCCTCCGACCGAGTTCAGCTGCAGTGCAAATACATCTACGGATTCAATGGCGTTCTATGCTACCTAACATATCGTCCATTTTCGGCTCTCTGTTAACCTGAGAGCCCTACTATTCCCGGTGCATCCCGACTCCTCAATGTGATCTTGTTAAGATCAAAAAAAGAGTTCCTTACACCTTTCGCTCGTTTATCTTCGCTACCGCTTTAGTAAAGAGACACGAAATTACACACACGGTGGCTTCAGGCAGCGAAAAGTCTTTTGATGGCTTCGAGGGGAGAGACTCAGAACAGGCTCCCGACTCGCGCCACTCAAACGATATGGAGATGTCCATGGCTCACACAAGCATGCATGGGCCCTTCGACGGCCGGTCCCGTCAACCGCTGCTAGATAGTGAGCAGCAAGGACGAATGTCGGCCAGCAGTTTTAGGGGTGGTGACGCAGAAGGCAGGCCTATGCTTCACCATTCGAGACGGTCGACAATGCGAAGTAAAAGTCCAGAGGGCAGTGCAGATGCTCTTGCGAAACAGCAGACTCGACAAAAATATTATATCGCATCGGGGTTTTTACTGCTAAGTTTGGCGAGCTTCGTGGTTCAGACGGAGACGGCTGTGTACATTCAACATGACCTGGGGTGGGACAAACCGTATTGCATGCTGTAAGTGCTAGCTAATTTATGGTATCGCTAAATTATTGAATGTGCTAATTTATTGACTGTTAGGTACCTTACTCACGGTTCCTGGTCCCTGCTCTGGCCAGTGCAACTCCTGATACTTCGACTGCAGAAACGAGGGCTTTCGTGGGAAGCTTTCTGGCGCCGCCATGTGTATCTGCTTTGGACCACGGGTCAGATGGTGGAATCTCAGGACCTGCACCTAACATCCCGCGAAACTCACCGGTCTCCAATTCCCTACCTCCTCAAGACAACAGCATTTGTGACAAGTGCACTTACGATAGCCGGCGGTTCTTGGTATGTTGCGGTCAACCAGACCACTGCCAGTGATTTGACGGCGATTTACAACTGTTCTGCCTTCTTTGCCTATGCATTTTCGATTCCGCTTCTCAAGGAAAAGCTACGACTAGATAAGGTGTTATCCGTGGGCGTGGCTATTGTAGGGGTACTTATTGTCGCatatggagatggagacgaagatgatggaaCAGGCAAGGACGAAGGAAGACACGGTGCTACTAGACTTGTGGGAAATCTTATTATTGGTGTCGGTAGCGTGCTTTATGGTTTGTACGAGGTGCTGTACAAGAGGTACGCCTGTCCTCCAGAGGGAACCAGTGCTGGCCGAAGCATGATCTTCGCCAATACCTACGGCAGCCTTATCGGGTTATTTACCCTACTTGTCCTTTGGATTCCACTGCCAGTTCTCCACATTCTCGGGCTGGAGACATTCCGGTGGCCGACCGGCGAGGCCGCGTGGATGCTGATAATATCAGTTATTGCCAATGCTAGTGAGTTTCCCCCATTCCACACGAGAACCCCCATACCCATCGCAACTGTTGAAGGAAGATTCCTTTACCCCGGCCCGCGTTTCCGCTATCATAGCGTTAAAATACCCGATGCAATAAACCGAGTGCTAACCGTGCGCCTTCTTTACCCGTTTGTAACAGCTTTCTCCGGGTCCTTCCTAGTTTTGATCTCTCTTACTTCACCTGTTCTCTCATCTGTCGCGGCCCTTCTCACTATTTTCCTCGTCGCAATCGTCGACTGGCTTCGAACAGGCCACCCGCTCGCGAAGTCCTCTATTGCCGGTGGTGTCTTAATTATGGTAGCGTTCTTCCTCCTAAGTTGGAGTACCTATCGGGAGATGAACGAGGAACGAAAAAAGAACATCGAGCAAGACGCCGCCTCGTCCGACACCGATGAATAAAATAGCCCACGTGTGCGACAATTTTAGATTGGGCTGGCTGAATCTTTACAATCGTTGCATATACACAATCTTTTCTTATCTACATTGGCACGGCCTTATACATCTGGTTGGGGTTTTAATTCGTCTATACGCATACCGCATACTACCGGGGACCATTTTCTATACGTACATATCATGGAGTTTTGGATAGTGTCAAGGATTGGTGTCTCGCGGGTATATGTACTATAAATTTCTCTTCTCAATACAAAATTGGATAGCGTTTATAATGAGAAAACTGACCCATATCACAAGAGTAGCGGGCGTTATGACGCATGTATGGAATATATTCTTCGCCTCGAATCGCTTCTCTATAATTGGTAGCTGCACGGCAGAACTTGATATCAAGGTACAGCCGGAGAATTGCTATTTATGTGTATATCGACAGGAaaagggggaggaggcgggTTTGGTGAGGTTTGGGTGAACGTATGAATCGAGGGATGGAG encodes:
- a CDS encoding uncharacterized protein (COG:S;~EggNog:ENOG410PSFK;~InterPro:IPR035896,IPR000058;~PFAM:PF01428;~go_function: GO:0008270 - zinc ion binding [Evidence IEA]), whose amino-acid sequence is MAPRKPRCNFKECKEAAQRIVGDCSFCNGHFCSKHRMLEAHSCTGLEDCKKESHARNADKLNNERTQVIKGV
- a CDS encoding aldo/keto reductase family protein (COG:C;~EggNog:ENOG410PM5J;~InterPro:IPR020471,IPR036812,IPR023210;~PFAM:PF00248;~go_function: GO:0016491 - oxidoreductase activity [Evidence IEA];~go_process: GO:0055114 - oxidation-reduction process [Evidence IEA]), whose product is MPLIAQNPVPRTILGLMTYGTDESAGARITSLDEFNKHLDYIQQQGFNEVDTARLYIGGAQEAFTAQAKWKERGLKLATKVYPTAPGVHKPDVLRERFETSLKELGTDQVDIFYLHAPDRSVPFAETLEAVNELHKEGKFVQLGLSNFTAFELAEVVTLCNERGWVRPTIFQAMYNAITRSIETELIPACKRYGIEIVVYNPLAGGIFSGKYKTKDIPAEGRYSDKSKSGAMYRKRYFRDATFDALAVIEPVVQKHGLTLPETALRWVHHHSKLNVDDGRDGIIIGVSSFAQLESNLRDVQKGPLPEEVVEALDNAWLIAKPTTPDYWHLDLKYTYNTQEALFKPKPKV
- a CDS encoding aspartate/glutamate racemase family protein (COG:E;~EggNog:ENOG410PPX2;~InterPro:IPR015942;~PFAM:PF01177;~go_function: GO:0036361 - racemase activity, acting on amino acids and derivatives [Evidence IEA];~go_process: GO:0006807 - nitrogen compound metabolic process [Evidence IEA]): MATVSGPRFSILVINPNTSTHMTSALVPILENLGYTDVQFDYFTAPQSESVTLPDGRVIHGISSINSGEDSVLSALHCRPFVEPLVPKYDAFLVACYSAHPLVGMLREAIDKLEDAALLELGPTASTKKKYVTGIFEGSIVASLSLVSSFQLTWDGGFGKSQAKDTFGIVTTGSSWKAELTNAVSDMLVNSGDKTPSNRFTGVETTGLTAVELHTTQPEEVRRRIIEATERLIKVNPRPVSAICLGCAGMAGMEEAVREGCIKAYGRKQGSRVKIVDGVVSGAGMLVTACKAGF
- a CDS encoding DMT family transporter (COG:S;~EggNog:ENOG410PJMY;~InterPro:IPR000620,IPR026505;~PFAM:PF16965;~TransMembrane:10 (i76-100o112-131i177-198o210-227i236-252o272-288i309-328o348-369i376-395o401-424i);~go_component: GO:0016020 - membrane [Evidence IEA];~go_component: GO:0016021 - integral component of membrane [Evidence IEA]), which encodes MEMSMAHTSMHGPFDGRSRQPLLDSEQQGRMSASSFRGGDAEGRPMLHHSRRSTMRSKSPEGSADALAKQQTRQKYYIASGFLLLSLASFVVQTETAVYIQHDLGWDKPYCMLYLTHGSWSLLWPVQLLILRLQKRGLSWEAFWRRHVYLLWTTGQMVESQDLHLTSRETHRSPIPYLLKTTAFVTSALTIAGGSWYVAVNQTTASDLTAIYNCSAFFAYAFSIPLLKEKLRLDKVLSVGVAIVGVLIVAYGDGDEDDGTGKDEGRHGATRLVGNLIIGVGSVLYGLYEVLYKRYACPPEGTSAGRSMIFANTYGSLIGLFTLLVLWIPLPVLHILGLETFRWPTGEAAWMLIISVIANATFSGSFLVLISLTSPVLSSVAALLTIFLVAIVDWLRTGHPLAKSSIAGGVLIMVAFFLLSWSTYREMNEERKKNIEQDAASSDTDE
- the TUB4 gene encoding gamma-tubulin mipA (COG:Z;~EggNog:ENOG410PFDU;~InterPro:IPR023123,IPR002454,IPR008280,IPR036525, IPR037103,IPR000217,IPR018316,IPR003008,IPR017975;~PFAM:PF03953,PF00091;~go_component: GO:0000930 - gamma-tubulin complex [Evidence IEA];~go_component: GO:0005874 - microtubule [Evidence IEA];~go_function: GO:0003924 - GTPase activity [Evidence IEA];~go_function: GO:0005525 - GTP binding [Evidence IEA];~go_process: GO:0007017 - microtubule-based process [Evidence IEA];~go_process: GO:0007020 - microtubule nucleation [Evidence IEA];~go_process: GO:0031122 - cytoplasmic microtubule organization [Evidence IEA]) — its product is MPREIITLQAGQCGNNVGSQFWQQLCLEHGISQDGNLEEFATEGGDRKDVFFYQSDDTRYIPRAILLDLEPRVLHGIQSGPYKNIYNPENFFIGQQGIGAGNNWGAGYAAGEVVQEEVFDMIDREADGSDSLEGFMFLHSIAGGTGSGLGSFILERMNDRFPKKLIQTYSVFPDTQAADVVVNPYNSLLAMRRLTQNADSVVVLDNAALSRIVADRLHVQEPSFQQTNQLVSTVMSASTTPLRYPGYMHNDLVGIIASLIPTPRSHFLLTSYTPFTGDNIDQAKTVRKTTVLDVMRRLLQPKNRMVSINPSKSSCYISILNIIQGEADPTDVHKSLLRIRERRLASFIPWGPASIQVALTKKSPYIQNTHRVSGLMLANHTSVATLFKRIVQQYDRLRKRNAFLEQYKKEAPFQDGLDEFDEARAVVMDLVGEYEAAERENYLDPEAGKEELGV